One Mycobacteriales bacterium DNA window includes the following coding sequences:
- the dnaG gene encoding DNA primase, with product MPGRIPDADIAAVRDRSPVADVVGEYVALRRAGGDSLKGLCPFHEEKTPSFHVRPSVGLYHCFGCDASGDVIDFIQRLEHLNFLEAVERLAGRGGVTLRYERGGSAPTRPGGGERARMLAANLAAAAFYTEQLAAADGKPAREFLAVRGFDADAAKTFGCGFAPGGWDVLTKHLLAAGFTTRELVTAGLSLQARSGSHIDRFRRRLVWPIRSLPGDVVGFGARKLFDDDDGPKYLNTPETPLYKKSEVLYGVDLAKREIARRRQAVVVEGYTDVMACHLAGVPTAIATCGTAFGSEHITVLRRLLMDSDSFRGEVIFTFDGDAAGRKAALRAFDDEQRFTSQTFVAVEPSGLDPCELRQAKGDAAVRDLVARRQPLFEFAIRSRIEDFDLDTTEGRLAALDAAAPIVAAIKDRGLRDRYAVALDRWLGWLDEAFILRRVAEVTNRKAAPARKPTRSAAAVGTVERPRADDPRLAVERESLKLAMQVPGLAGPVFDAVGADAYTHPVYVALREAIAAAGGVQGASIGPGWVEQVRDKCTDDVTRSVAMELAVEGLRTSGDPDGRYVVRNLARLQELAVDRTIAQLRSRVQRINPVERADEYSRMFGELVTLEQHRRGLREQGMGE from the coding sequence GTGCCCGGCCGTATCCCTGACGCAGATATCGCGGCGGTCCGTGACCGTTCGCCGGTCGCCGACGTGGTCGGGGAGTACGTCGCACTGCGTCGCGCCGGCGGTGACTCGCTGAAGGGGCTGTGCCCGTTCCACGAGGAGAAGACGCCGTCGTTCCACGTCCGGCCCAGCGTCGGGCTCTACCACTGCTTCGGCTGTGACGCGAGCGGCGACGTGATCGACTTCATCCAGCGGCTCGAGCACCTCAACTTCCTCGAGGCCGTCGAGCGGCTGGCCGGCCGCGGTGGGGTGACCCTGCGTTACGAGCGGGGCGGCTCGGCACCGACCCGGCCGGGTGGCGGCGAGCGGGCCCGGATGCTGGCGGCCAACCTGGCGGCCGCCGCCTTCTACACCGAGCAGCTCGCGGCCGCCGACGGAAAGCCGGCCCGCGAGTTCCTCGCCGTCCGCGGCTTCGACGCCGACGCCGCCAAGACGTTCGGCTGCGGCTTCGCACCCGGCGGCTGGGACGTGCTCACCAAGCACCTGCTCGCCGCCGGCTTCACCACGCGGGAACTGGTGACCGCCGGACTGTCGCTGCAGGCGCGCAGCGGCTCGCACATCGACCGCTTCCGGCGCCGGCTCGTCTGGCCGATCCGGTCGCTGCCCGGCGACGTGGTCGGCTTCGGTGCTCGCAAGCTCTTCGACGACGACGACGGCCCGAAATACCTCAACACCCCGGAGACCCCGCTCTACAAGAAGAGCGAGGTGCTCTACGGCGTCGACCTCGCCAAGCGGGAGATAGCCCGGCGGCGGCAGGCGGTCGTCGTCGAGGGTTACACCGACGTGATGGCCTGCCATCTGGCCGGCGTACCCACCGCGATCGCGACCTGCGGCACCGCGTTCGGGTCCGAGCACATCACGGTGCTGCGCCGGCTGCTGATGGACTCCGACTCGTTCCGCGGCGAGGTGATCTTCACCTTCGACGGCGACGCGGCCGGGCGGAAGGCCGCGCTGCGCGCGTTCGACGACGAGCAGCGCTTCACCTCGCAGACGTTCGTGGCGGTCGAACCGTCCGGCCTCGATCCGTGCGAGTTGCGTCAGGCCAAGGGCGACGCGGCCGTGCGCGACCTGGTCGCCCGGCGCCAGCCGCTGTTCGAGTTCGCGATCCGCAGCCGTATCGAGGACTTCGACCTCGACACGACGGAGGGACGGCTCGCCGCGCTCGACGCCGCGGCGCCGATCGTCGCCGCCATCAAGGACCGCGGCCTGCGCGACCGTTACGCCGTCGCGCTCGACCGGTGGCTCGGCTGGCTGGACGAGGCCTTCATCCTGCGCCGGGTCGCCGAGGTGACCAACCGCAAGGCCGCGCCTGCCCGCAAGCCGACGCGCAGCGCCGCCGCGGTCGGGACGGTCGAGCGGCCCCGGGCCGACGACCCACGGCTGGCGGTCGAGCGCGAGTCGCTGAAGCTCGCGATGCAGGTCCCCGGCCTGGCCGGGCCGGTCTTCGACGCGGTCGGCGCCGACGCCTACACGCACCCCGTCTACGTCGCCCTCAGGGAGGCCATCGCCGCCGCCGGCGGGGTGCAGGGCGCGTCGATCGGACCGGGCTGGGTCGAGCAGGTGCGGGACAAGTGCACCGACGACGTCACCCGGTCGGTCGCGATGGAACTCGCCGTCGAGGGTCTGCGCACCTCCGGTGACCCGGACGGGCGTTACGTCGTCCGCAACCTCGCCCGGCTGCAGGAGCTCGCCGTCGACCGCACCATCGCCCAGCTGCGGTCGCGGGTGCAGCGCATCAACCCGGTCGAGCGGGCCGACGAGTACAGCCGGATGTTCGGCGAGTTGGTCACCCTCGAGCAGCACCGCCGCGGCCTGCGGGAGCAGGGGATGGGCGAGTAG